The following proteins are co-located in the Shouchella hunanensis genome:
- a CDS encoding phage tail protein: MAVQIGQSAGLTLDFDDVKKHGKALEDLQKNLTKIAESFGTITQKIGEADWGGFLASLLTGFGGLLLSIVAVKEAFTSFKAVIDFIKVAFITLGTSVASFIGPVLAVTAAIAALAAGFMYLWNTNETFKNGVIQVWQTIQSVIQTVVSVIASFVAEKLAKIKQFWDEHGAQVMEAVSNVFNFILSIIEPIMNGILALMKFVWPFVAALIQQVWGNIKGVISGALDIIMGLIKTFAGLFTGDFSLMWEGIKQLFFGALEAIWNLVQLLLFGKIIKIAGSLFTGLRTIFTNMWSSISTLFSTALRNIQAFFQRGFEAVQLVVTTVMTFIRNLISTGMTAVQTVVMTILTTIRTIFMTVFNAVRSVVTSVISFIRNFITTGISAASSAVSAGLNAIRTTFLSIFNAVRTSVTAAMTAIRSAISNGIQRAFQTVMGFIGRFRDAGRNIVTSIAQGITSAIGSVTSAISNVAGKIRDFLPFSPAKEGPLQDIHRLNFGGPIKDSVEGDLPVIERALTNALSLPTIQGGNFLGRGVDRLEQHLMARQQPDFLSRSSLQDRLTVEVPVHLEGKQIARITAPFMDTELGRRHVSTMRAKGGR, encoded by the coding sequence ATGGCAGTTCAAATTGGACAATCTGCAGGCTTAACACTAGACTTTGATGACGTTAAAAAACATGGTAAGGCTTTAGAAGATTTACAAAAGAATTTAACTAAAATTGCAGAGTCCTTTGGAACAATTACTCAAAAAATAGGAGAGGCTGATTGGGGAGGATTCTTGGCTAGTCTTTTGACAGGTTTTGGTGGATTATTATTAAGTATTGTGGCAGTAAAGGAAGCTTTCACAAGTTTTAAAGCAGTCATTGACTTTATAAAGGTTGCCTTTATAACTTTAGGAACATCTGTAGCCTCTTTTATAGGGCCAGTCCTTGCAGTCACCGCCGCCATTGCCGCTCTTGCCGCAGGCTTCATGTATTTATGGAATACGAATGAAACATTTAAAAACGGCGTCATTCAAGTGTGGCAGACGATTCAGTCTGTTATTCAAACGGTCGTTAGCGTGATTGCTTCGTTTGTAGCCGAAAAACTGGCGAAAATTAAGCAGTTTTGGGATGAGCATGGCGCACAAGTCATGGAAGCTGTTTCAAATGTATTTAACTTTATACTCAGTATTATTGAACCTATCATGAACGGAATATTAGCCTTAATGAAGTTTGTGTGGCCGTTTGTGGCCGCGTTGATTCAACAAGTGTGGGGAAATATTAAAGGTGTTATCTCTGGTGCACTCGATATCATTATGGGATTAATTAAAACTTTTGCTGGCTTATTTACGGGGGATTTCTCCTTAATGTGGGAAGGGATCAAACAATTATTCTTCGGTGCGTTAGAAGCGATTTGGAATTTAGTACAGCTCCTATTGTTCGGCAAAATTATTAAAATTGCAGGCTCCTTGTTTACAGGTTTACGTACGATATTTACGAATATGTGGAGTTCCATTTCAACTCTCTTTTCCACAGCTTTAAGGAACATTCAAGCTTTTTTCCAGAGGGGCTTTGAAGCTGTGCAACTAGTTGTTACGACCGTGATGACATTTATACGGAATCTTATATCGACTGGGATGACAGCTGTACAAACGGTTGTCATGACGATCTTAACCACGATTCGAACGATCTTCATGACGGTATTCAATGCAGTTCGCTCAGTCGTGACGTCAGTTATTTCGTTTATTCGAAACTTTATTACGACAGGTATTTCTGCTGCAAGCTCTGCAGTGTCAGCGGGTCTTAATGCAATCAGAACGACCTTTCTGTCCATATTTAATGCGGTTCGTACGAGTGTAACGGCGGCCATGACAGCGATACGAAGTGCGATCTCAAATGGCATTCAACGTGCATTTCAAACGGTCATGGGCTTTATCGGTCGGTTCCGGGATGCAGGCCGTAACATTGTCACAAGTATTGCCCAAGGGATTACTAGTGCCATTGGGTCGGTTACGAGTGCCATTTCAAATGTAGCAGGAAAGATTCGTGATTTTCTCCCGTTTTCTCCTGCAAAGGAAGGGCCTCTGCAAGACATTCACCGCTTAAATTTTGGAGGGCCAATTAAAGACTCTGTAGAAGGGGACTTACCTGTTATTGAGCGGGCGTTAACGAATGCGTTGTCGTTGCCTACGATTCAAGGGGGGAATTTCTTAGGTCGTGGAGTTGACCGGTTAGAACAACATTTAATGGCCCGTCAACAGCCAGATTTTCTGAGTCGATCCTCTTTACAAGATCGGTTAACTGTCGAGGTTCCGGTACACCTAGAAGGAAAACAAATTGCAAGAATTACAGCTCCATTTATGGACACAGAACTTGGTCGGAGACATGTGTCTACGATGAGAGCAAAAGGAGGCCGATAA
- a CDS encoding SHOCT domain-containing protein, which yields MSQTFKGSRSTLTIEDDKLIIKHNKIKSLGGGARKEIVIPFNELENVIIRKPGIVSGFCYLQRKGASPDISRFQATNDEFSIVLTFSYHYKRFLKAKKLIETKLENVDTASESELDRIYHALISDPDQSIKFAGYNGSLEITRDNVTILYNGFLHSGGRGQKTIHIKEINSISISREAIVSGKIQLHYNGFQDRRNGILASAANELSITNINEYNRFLQAKELIERIKHYHDSYNETGYDNSYNQYAEPVHTPRSTADELREFKSLLDEGIITEEEFEQKKAQLLR from the coding sequence ATGTCACAAACTTTTAAAGGCTCTCGATCGACCCTAACCATTGAGGACGACAAACTAATTATTAAACACAATAAAATAAAAAGCTTAGGTGGTGGCGCTCGAAAAGAGATCGTTATTCCCTTTAATGAGCTCGAAAATGTTATCATTAGAAAACCAGGAATTGTTTCAGGATTTTGTTATCTTCAACGCAAAGGTGCCTCTCCAGATATATCAAGATTTCAAGCAACAAACGATGAATTCTCTATAGTACTTACTTTTTCTTACCATTACAAACGATTTTTAAAAGCAAAGAAACTTATTGAGACCAAATTAGAAAACGTTGACACCGCTTCAGAGTCAGAGCTTGATCGTATTTACCACGCTCTTATTTCGGATCCAGATCAGTCTATTAAATTTGCTGGCTATAATGGAAGCTTAGAAATTACAAGAGACAACGTTACAATTTTATACAATGGATTTCTTCATAGTGGCGGCCGCGGTCAGAAAACCATTCACATAAAAGAAATTAATAGTATATCAATATCGAGAGAAGCCATCGTTAGCGGGAAAATTCAGCTTCACTACAATGGGTTTCAAGATAGAAGGAATGGAATACTTGCTTCTGCAGCAAATGAACTAAGTATTACAAACATTAACGAGTACAATCGTTTCTTACAGGCAAAAGAACTTATTGAACGGATTAAACATTACCATGACTCATATAATGAAACTGGTTATGACAATAGCTACAACCAATATGCCGAACCTGTGCATACTCCCCGCTCTACCGCAGACGAACTTCGAGAGTTTAAATCGCTTTTAGACGAAGGTATTATTACGGAAGAAGAATTTGAACAAAAGAAAGCGCAGTTACTTCGCTAA
- a CDS encoding SHOCT domain-containing protein, with product MPHVFKGARSTVTVHDDKLIIRHGLFKTFGGGARKEVILPLNELEDMVFEKPGFLPGFCYFRRLGASPNRTRLEAASDEYAVMLHSSQHYVQLQQAKKLIEDKQAHIEPATELEIDRMFNSMISDSSHSVVFDGIYASLALTKEIVTISYKRLLPSGKPKTTLISISTIDSITLSTDNAGNGLFQIHHDSQSSSSLHTVTPELSEFRIGNINESTRFLKAKELMERLNVHYHKISYSTTVDTNDRNYINYARPSLTPRSTADELREFKALLDEGIITEEEFEQKKAQLLR from the coding sequence ATGCCACACGTTTTTAAGGGAGCTCGATCAACAGTTACCGTTCATGATGACAAACTAATCATTAGACATGGGCTATTCAAGACGTTTGGCGGTGGTGCTCGAAAAGAGGTTATTCTTCCTCTTAATGAACTTGAAGATATGGTTTTTGAAAAGCCCGGTTTTTTGCCTGGTTTTTGCTATTTTCGACGTCTAGGAGCTTCACCAAATCGAACAAGGCTTGAAGCAGCAAGCGATGAGTATGCGGTTATGCTTCATTCTTCCCAACATTATGTGCAACTTCAACAAGCAAAAAAACTCATTGAGGACAAACAAGCACACATTGAGCCTGCAACAGAGCTAGAAATTGACCGCATGTTTAATAGCATGATTTCAGACTCCTCTCATTCCGTTGTTTTCGATGGTATTTATGCTTCATTGGCATTAACTAAGGAGATTGTCACCATTTCCTATAAACGCTTGCTCCCTTCTGGTAAGCCGAAAACTACGTTGATTTCTATTTCGACTATCGATTCCATTACATTATCAACTGACAATGCGGGAAACGGGCTTTTTCAAATTCATCACGATAGTCAGTCTTCAAGCAGTCTACATACAGTTACTCCAGAATTAAGCGAATTTCGTATTGGTAACATTAACGAATCTACTCGATTCTTAAAAGCTAAAGAACTAATGGAGCGACTCAACGTTCATTATCATAAAATAAGTTACAGTACAACCGTTGACACAAATGATAGAAACTATATAAATTATGCTCGACCTTCACTCACTCCCCGCTCTACCGCTGATGAACTTCGCGAGTTTAAAGCGCTTTTAGACGAGGGCATTATTACAGAAGAAGAGTTTGAACAGAAGAAAGCCCAGTTACTTCGCTAA
- a CDS encoding ArpU family phage packaging/lysis transcriptional regulator yields the protein MQKEEKQKVEQVLAQYNLDKLTLAYDEMPKVTAQYTLLSTGSSKPFFTQREDEMKQEQTERKAFLDVIQQCINRLSEVERELIVRRYLEEDRFDYQVYMEMMISERQYYRLKTKALAKLHYLMGVAGYIV from the coding sequence TTGCAAAAGGAAGAGAAGCAGAAAGTAGAACAAGTGCTAGCACAATATAATTTAGATAAGCTCACGCTTGCATACGACGAAATGCCAAAAGTGACTGCACAGTACACACTGCTTTCAACAGGCAGTAGTAAACCTTTTTTCACACAACGAGAAGATGAAATGAAGCAAGAGCAAACAGAACGAAAAGCATTTTTGGATGTAATCCAGCAATGCATTAATCGACTTTCCGAAGTAGAAAGAGAATTGATCGTTCGACGTTATTTAGAAGAGGATCGTTTTGATTATCAAGTATATATGGAAATGATGATTAGTGAGAGGCAGTATTACAGGTTGAAAACAAAAGCATTAGCGAAACTTCATTATTTAATGGGCGTAGCTGGTTACATAGTGTGA
- a CDS encoding N-acetylmuramoyl-L-alanine amidase, with translation MTRIFLDPGHGGSDPGAVGNGLQEKSLNLSIATRIRDILLSEYQGVEVRMSRTSDVFVSLNDRTQQANAWNANYFMSIHINAGGGTGFESFIHTNAGAETARIQGIVHPAIMQQLNVTNRGQKRANFAVLRTSTMPAILTENLFIDRAADADLLRSPAFLDRVARGHVNGLAQAFNLQRSGGGGTIYRVQVGAFSVRANADQQQARLRADGYESIIVQSGSLFLVQAGAFSVRANADALANELRGRGYDAVVISS, from the coding sequence ATGACAAGAATATTTTTAGATCCAGGCCATGGTGGAAGTGACCCAGGTGCAGTAGGGAATGGCTTACAGGAAAAGTCGTTAAATCTTTCAATTGCCACACGGATCCGCGACATTTTACTAAGTGAGTATCAGGGTGTAGAAGTACGTATGAGCCGAACGAGCGATGTGTTTGTCAGTTTAAATGACCGTACGCAGCAAGCAAATGCTTGGAATGCGAACTACTTTATGTCGATTCACATTAATGCAGGTGGTGGTACAGGGTTTGAATCCTTTATTCATACGAATGCAGGGGCTGAAACAGCACGTATACAAGGGATTGTCCATCCAGCGATTATGCAGCAACTAAACGTGACGAACCGTGGCCAAAAAAGAGCCAATTTCGCGGTGCTCCGCACGTCTACTATGCCGGCGATTTTAACAGAAAACCTTTTTATTGATCGAGCTGCAGATGCAGACTTATTAAGAAGCCCAGCGTTCTTGGATCGTGTAGCAAGAGGCCATGTCAATGGATTGGCGCAAGCGTTTAATTTACAGCGAAGCGGTGGCGGCGGTACCATTTATCGTGTTCAAGTTGGTGCATTTTCGGTTCGTGCCAATGCTGACCAACAGCAGGCACGCTTACGTGCAGATGGATATGAATCCATCATTGTGCAAAGTGGTTCTCTTTTCCTTGTACAGGCGGGAGCATTTTCTGTAAGAGCGAATGCGGATGCATTGGCGAATGAATTGCGTGGGCGTGGTTATGATGCAGTTGTTATAAGTAGTTAA
- a CDS encoding NAD(P)-dependent malic enzyme, translating to METRQLKQEAIALHRKGKMELKSTVPLTTEYDMSLAYTPGVAEPCKLIAEDKSAVYDQTIKGNLVAIVTDGSAVLGLGDIGPEAALPVMEGKAVLFKEFAGVDAVPLCLDTKNVEEIIQTVKAVAPTFGGINLEDIAAPRCFEIEKRLQDELNIPVFHDDQHGTAIVVLAAVINALQYVRKDASAQIVINGAGAAGLSIASLLLEAGYSNVTLVSLEGIIQQEETWLNPRQREVAQKTNPKQLTGGLNEAINGADVFIGVSGPKALSQNHIEMMNSDAIVFALANPVPEIYPEEAKAAGAAVVGTGRSDFANQINNVLAFPGIFRGALDSRAGAITTSMKLAAATAIASLVETVEAEHILPSVFDKRIASVVAEAVASEAKEKQPSY from the coding sequence ATGGAAACACGTCAATTAAAGCAAGAAGCCATTGCTTTACATAGAAAAGGGAAAATGGAGCTAAAGAGTACGGTTCCTTTAACAACGGAATACGATATGAGTCTTGCGTATACACCTGGTGTAGCAGAGCCTTGCAAGCTTATTGCAGAAGATAAATCTGCTGTATATGACCAAACCATTAAAGGAAATTTAGTGGCTATTGTGACAGACGGCTCTGCCGTCCTTGGTTTAGGAGATATTGGCCCTGAAGCAGCGCTACCTGTAATGGAAGGAAAAGCGGTTCTGTTTAAAGAATTTGCTGGTGTAGATGCTGTTCCTCTTTGTCTCGATACAAAGAATGTCGAGGAGATTATTCAGACTGTGAAGGCGGTTGCCCCAACATTTGGCGGCATTAACTTAGAGGATATTGCTGCACCGCGCTGCTTTGAGATTGAAAAAAGATTACAAGATGAGCTGAACATTCCAGTGTTTCATGATGATCAGCATGGTACAGCCATTGTTGTGCTAGCGGCAGTAATAAATGCACTGCAATATGTTCGAAAAGATGCATCAGCTCAGATTGTCATTAATGGAGCAGGTGCAGCAGGCTTATCCATAGCTTCACTCTTACTTGAAGCAGGCTACAGCAATGTCACACTCGTAAGCTTAGAAGGGATTATTCAACAAGAAGAAACGTGGCTAAACCCTCGCCAACGAGAAGTAGCACAAAAAACAAATCCAAAGCAGCTAACTGGTGGGTTAAATGAAGCCATAAATGGAGCAGACGTCTTTATTGGTGTTTCTGGACCAAAGGCGCTTTCCCAGAACCATATAGAAATGATGAATTCAGATGCCATTGTTTTTGCTTTAGCGAATCCAGTACCAGAGATTTATCCAGAGGAGGCAAAAGCTGCCGGGGCGGCGGTGGTAGGGACAGGGCGTTCAGATTTTGCGAACCAGATTAACAATGTGCTTGCCTTCCCTGGCATCTTTCGTGGTGCGTTGGATAGCCGGGCAGGGGCGATTACGACGTCTATGAAGCTTGCAGCTGCAACAGCAATTGCTAGCTTAGTTGAAACAGTAGAAGCCGAACACATTTTACCTTCTGTTTTTGACAAGCGAATTGCAAGTGTTGTAGCAGAAGCTGTTGCGAGTGAAGCAAAAGAGAAGCAACCCTCTTACTAA
- a CDS encoding 2-hydroxycarboxylate transporter family protein, protein MKQEVFSLEQLKTVTSESHHTNDSKSQRWNPIQWKIGVLPFPIYVAIATIVLLAAYFQKLPADMIGGFAIIMVVGILLGEIGSRIPIFRSIGGPAILALFVPSAFMFFNLLNETTVNAVSNLMTTSNFLYFYIACLVAGSILGMNRTVLMQGITKMLVPLVLGTVTAVVAGVGVGMLFGYEAKHTLFFIVVPILAGGIGEGILPLSAGYSAILGTPVADLISQMIPAAIIGNIFAIICAALLKQLGLRKQHLTGNGVLVKTKGDRIPTSVDDNKPVNFSLMGAGLLVACSFYVFGHLMESSLHIPAAILMILIAAFCKIFKLIPSQLEQGAFHLYKFVSTSFTWPLMVGLGLLFIPLEDVAGIISVSYVLICASVVVTMVTTGYIVGKWMNMHPVDSAIVTGCHSGLGGTGDVAILSASDRMSLMPFAQVATRLGGAGTVILATFILRWLGL, encoded by the coding sequence ATGAAACAGGAGGTGTTCAGCTTGGAACAATTAAAAACGGTTACATCTGAAAGTCATCATACAAATGATTCTAAATCTCAGCGTTGGAACCCTATACAGTGGAAGATTGGCGTATTGCCTTTTCCTATTTATGTTGCTATTGCGACAATCGTATTATTAGCTGCCTATTTTCAAAAGTTACCTGCAGATATGATTGGTGGCTTTGCCATCATTATGGTTGTCGGCATCTTGCTAGGTGAAATTGGGTCGCGTATTCCTATTTTTCGCAGTATCGGTGGTCCGGCTATTCTAGCTCTGTTCGTACCATCCGCGTTTATGTTTTTTAACTTATTAAATGAAACAACCGTTAATGCTGTATCAAATTTAATGACAACCTCGAATTTCCTTTATTTCTATATTGCTTGTCTAGTAGCGGGAAGTATACTTGGCATGAATCGGACAGTGCTTATGCAAGGCATTACGAAAATGCTTGTACCGCTTGTACTCGGAACGGTAACGGCGGTTGTAGCAGGCGTTGGTGTTGGTATGTTATTTGGGTATGAAGCAAAGCACACGTTATTTTTTATTGTGGTTCCGATTTTAGCTGGTGGAATTGGAGAAGGCATTCTACCGTTATCTGCTGGATACAGTGCCATCCTAGGAACACCTGTAGCGGATTTAATTTCGCAAATGATTCCTGCTGCCATTATTGGAAACATCTTTGCGATCATATGCGCTGCTTTATTAAAGCAGTTAGGTCTAAGAAAGCAGCATCTTACAGGTAATGGCGTTCTCGTTAAAACAAAAGGGGATAGAATCCCTACCTCTGTGGATGACAATAAACCTGTTAATTTCAGCTTAATGGGGGCTGGTCTATTAGTTGCCTGTAGCTTTTACGTGTTTGGGCATTTGATGGAGAGCAGCCTTCATATTCCTGCAGCGATTCTAATGATACTTATCGCAGCTTTTTGTAAGATCTTTAAGCTGATCCCGTCCCAGCTGGAACAAGGTGCTTTCCATCTATATAAATTTGTATCGACGAGCTTTACATGGCCTCTTATGGTTGGACTTGGGCTTTTATTTATTCCACTTGAAGATGTGGCAGGAATCATTAGCGTTTCCTATGTATTGATATGTGCGTCCGTTGTCGTGACGATGGTCACAACCGGTTATATTGTTGGAAAATGGATGAATATGCATCCTGTTGACTCGGCTATTGTGACAGGTTGCCACAGTGGGCTAGGGGGGACAGGAGATGTGGCGATCTTGTCTGCATCTGATCGGATGAGTCTTATGCCGTTTGCCCAAGTCGCTACACGTCTTGGAGGAGCAGGTACGGTCATCTTAGCAACATTTATTTTACGCTGGTTAGGTTTATAA
- a CDS encoding response regulator, with protein sequence MIDVLIVEDDPMVAEVTTNYLKDVAGFRLVAHARNVEQARAALTHYPHIRLILLDVYMPGENGLTFLTELRQQRVAADVILLTAASDKESIQTALRYGAVDYLIKPYQFERFQEALMHFKKKQSIWTKEEPVSQQELDQLWFRKDDDKSARMDLPKGLTKETLIQVWQAIERVGQSSFSTEDVALHACISRVSVKKYLTFLLEWDVLELQPTYGSIGRPIHLYKLIYENKQRIKAFL encoded by the coding sequence ATGATTGATGTGCTCATTGTTGAAGATGATCCTATGGTCGCTGAAGTAACAACCAATTACCTCAAAGATGTGGCTGGTTTCCGATTAGTCGCTCACGCAAGGAATGTGGAGCAAGCGAGAGCAGCTCTTACTCACTATCCGCATATACGTCTTATTTTATTAGATGTCTACATGCCAGGAGAGAATGGATTGACGTTTTTAACGGAATTACGACAACAGCGTGTGGCGGCTGATGTTATTCTATTAACCGCTGCATCTGATAAAGAATCCATACAGACCGCACTACGCTATGGTGCCGTAGACTACTTAATAAAACCGTATCAATTTGAACGCTTTCAAGAAGCGCTGATGCATTTTAAGAAGAAGCAATCCATTTGGACAAAGGAAGAGCCGGTTAGTCAGCAAGAACTAGATCAACTGTGGTTTCGAAAGGACGACGACAAAAGCGCAAGAATGGACCTGCCAAAAGGTCTAACAAAAGAAACCCTTATACAGGTATGGCAAGCTATAGAACGGGTTGGTCAAAGTAGCTTTTCTACAGAAGATGTAGCCTTACATGCTTGTATTTCTCGTGTGTCAGTAAAAAAATATTTAACATTTTTACTTGAATGGGATGTGCTTGAGCTGCAGCCTACTTATGGTTCGATTGGCCGGCCCATTCATCTGTATAAGCTTATATATGAAAATAAACAGCGTATAAAAGCATTTTTATGA
- the dcuS gene encoding DcuS/MalK family sensor histidine kinase: protein MSTKKLRNRLTLKSTILLLVFVVVVLSLLVTDLLVHRSIEEEVEENQTNKAQQLAKVVALTPIVQEALIEEEATSVQSYIETLMDETDVQFIVVMNMDGIRYAHPEREKVGAHFVGGDEQTVLTTGEESLSISEGTLGRSLRAFTPVHNEQQQQIGAVAVGISLDKVEEAVSANRTNLFIGTFFGLLVGLVGAIWLASYIKRTLFNLEPKAIATLLEERSAMLQSTIEGMIAVDATGSITLVNKSAQTIFERAGLPPNAVGVKVETYMQNSRLRHVIESGKPEYNQEQSLNNLTIVVNRVPVHLNNHIIGAIATFRDKTEMKQLAEQLTGVKTYASTLRSQTHEFMNRMQIILGMLHSKEYEKLESYVQQITGNQLVEVNEVTIKLKEPVLAGLLLGKKSYARERGVELDISIDTAIQSFATNEQALELTTILGNLIDNALDAVVNQENGVVRLKLFVIEEELIIYISDNGPGMNADELQNMYEQGYSTKGLNRGYGLSLVKQSVEHVQGSMTVQSEKGQGTTFAVFMPMTERKRSDTDD, encoded by the coding sequence ATGAGTACAAAAAAACTGCGTAACCGTTTAACGCTAAAATCAACCATTCTATTGCTTGTGTTCGTTGTTGTAGTACTATCACTTCTTGTTACAGATCTTTTAGTGCATCGGTCGATTGAAGAAGAAGTAGAGGAAAACCAAACAAACAAAGCGCAGCAGTTAGCAAAGGTTGTGGCATTGACACCCATTGTGCAAGAGGCACTTATAGAAGAAGAGGCAACATCGGTTCAATCCTATATAGAAACACTGATGGATGAGACAGATGTTCAATTTATTGTTGTGATGAACATGGATGGTATTCGTTATGCCCATCCTGAAAGAGAGAAAGTCGGAGCTCATTTTGTTGGTGGAGATGAGCAGACGGTACTAACCACTGGAGAAGAAAGCCTATCCATTTCAGAAGGGACATTAGGACGTTCGCTGCGTGCGTTTACGCCCGTTCATAATGAACAACAGCAACAAATTGGTGCCGTAGCAGTGGGAATCTCACTCGATAAGGTAGAAGAAGCAGTTTCTGCTAATCGGACGAACTTATTCATCGGTACTTTCTTTGGCTTATTAGTAGGTTTAGTTGGGGCAATATGGTTAGCAAGCTATATTAAACGAACCCTTTTTAACTTAGAGCCAAAAGCGATTGCCACATTACTGGAAGAGCGAAGCGCCATGCTTCAATCGACGATAGAAGGTATGATCGCAGTGGATGCAACAGGGAGTATTACCCTCGTAAACAAATCCGCTCAAACGATCTTTGAACGTGCTGGCCTGCCACCAAATGCAGTCGGTGTAAAAGTAGAAACGTATATGCAAAACTCTAGACTTAGACATGTGATAGAGAGTGGTAAGCCTGAATACAACCAAGAGCAGTCATTGAATAACTTGACGATCGTTGTGAATCGTGTACCTGTTCATTTGAACAATCACATCATTGGAGCAATTGCCACGTTTCGGGACAAGACTGAAATGAAGCAGCTAGCAGAGCAATTAACAGGGGTGAAAACGTATGCGTCTACACTCCGTTCACAGACCCATGAATTTATGAACCGCATGCAAATCATTTTAGGAATGCTTCATTCTAAGGAATATGAAAAGCTAGAGTCCTACGTGCAGCAAATTACAGGAAATCAATTAGTAGAAGTGAACGAAGTAACGATAAAATTAAAAGAGCCTGTTTTAGCAGGCTTATTGCTAGGAAAGAAAAGCTATGCGCGGGAACGAGGTGTTGAGTTAGACATTTCCATAGACACAGCGATTCAATCATTCGCTACAAATGAACAAGCGTTGGAATTAACGACTATTCTTGGAAATTTGATTGATAATGCACTTGATGCAGTGGTGAATCAAGAGAATGGAGTTGTTCGATTAAAGCTGTTTGTTATTGAAGAGGAGCTGATTATCTATATTTCAGATAATGGGCCGGGTATGAATGCAGATGAATTACAAAACATGTACGAGCAAGGCTACTCTACTAAAGGATTGAACCGTGGCTACGGGTTGTCCTTAGTAAAGCAAAGTGTTGAACACGTGCAGGGCTCTATGACGGTTCAAAGCGAAAAGGGACAAGGAACAACATTTGCTGTGTTTATGCCAATGACCGAAAGGAAAAGGAGCGATACTGATGATTGA